In Stutzerimonas stutzeri, a genomic segment contains:
- a CDS encoding homoserine kinase, with the protein MSVFTPLQREELEVFLAPYQLGRLRDFEGIAAGSENSNFFVSLEKGEYVLTLVERGPTQDLPFFIELLDVLHRARLPVPYALRTARGEALRSLAEKPAMLQPRLPGKHVATPNAHHCAEVGRLLARLHLATREQIIERRSDRGLDWMQAEGPSLAMSLPEEQLPLLRDGLAEIAELKPKILALPRANLHADLFRDNVLFEGTHLSGVIDFYNACAGPMLYDIAITVNDWCSHPNGELDEERSQALLAAYSSLRRFTPAEAELWKPMLRVACVRFWLSRLIAAQNFAGQPVLIKDPDEFRHLLAARQHCHSVLPFAL; encoded by the coding sequence ATGTCGGTATTCACTCCGCTGCAACGCGAAGAACTCGAAGTCTTTCTGGCGCCCTATCAACTCGGGCGCCTGCGCGACTTCGAAGGCATCGCCGCGGGCAGCGAGAACAGCAATTTCTTCGTCAGCCTGGAAAAGGGCGAGTATGTCCTGACGCTGGTCGAACGCGGCCCAACCCAGGACCTGCCGTTCTTTATCGAACTGCTCGACGTGCTGCACCGGGCACGCCTGCCGGTGCCTTACGCATTGCGCACGGCGCGTGGCGAAGCCCTGCGCAGCCTGGCGGAAAAGCCCGCGATGCTGCAGCCACGGCTGCCTGGCAAGCACGTTGCTACGCCCAATGCGCACCACTGCGCCGAAGTCGGTCGGCTGTTGGCGCGACTGCATTTGGCCACTCGCGAGCAGATCATCGAACGCCGCAGCGACCGCGGCCTGGACTGGATGCAAGCGGAAGGTCCCAGTCTCGCCATGTCCCTGCCCGAGGAGCAACTGCCCCTGCTACGCGACGGTCTGGCAGAGATCGCCGAACTGAAACCGAAGATCCTCGCGCTGCCCCGCGCCAATCTGCACGCCGACCTGTTCCGCGACAACGTGCTGTTCGAGGGCACCCACCTGAGCGGCGTGATCGACTTCTACAATGCGTGCGCCGGGCCGATGCTCTACGACATCGCCATCACGGTGAACGATTGGTGCTCACACCCCAACGGCGAACTCGACGAAGAGCGCAGCCAGGCGTTGCTGGCCGCCTACTCCAGCCTGCGCCGGTTCACCCCGGCCGAAGCCGAGCTGTGGAAACCGATGCTGCGCGTGGCCTGCGTGCGCTTCTGGCTCTCGCGCCTGATCGCTGCACAAAATTTCGCCGGCCAGCCCGTGCTGATCAAGGATCCGGACGAATTTCGCCACCTGCTCGCTGCCCGCCAGCATTGCCACAGCGTATTGCCGTTCGCGCTCTAA
- the polA gene encoding DNA polymerase I has translation MSQAPLVLVDGSSYLYRAFHALPPLTTSTGKPTGAVKGVLNMLLALRRQYPDSPFAVVFDAKGPTFRDTLFAEYKSHRPPMPDDLRSQVEPLHASVRALGMPLLCVDGVEADDVIGTLARQCAALKRDVIISTGDKDMAQLVCPHVTLVNTMTGSVYDIEGVKTKFGVGPELIIDFLALMGDKVDNIPGVPGVGEKTACGLLNGIPGGIKGLYENLEKVCDLPIRGAKSLAAKLEEHRTAAFMSYELATIKIDVPLDVQVADLMPGEPHREALIALYRELEFKNWLDELLREAKAAGENCEVQPEDCSIQAEARYSTVLDQAEFDGWLARLQVADCFAFDTETTSLDAQKAQLVGLSFAIEAGEAAYVPLCHSYMGVPQQLDRDTVLAALKPLLEDPEKLKICQHGKYDMNVLMHYGVEIRGMCFDTMLESYVLDATATRHDMDSLALKYLGRGTIRFEDIAGKGAKQLTFDQIAIEQAGPYAAEDADVTLRLHQTLMRKLEATPSLLKVLNEIEMPLVPVLARIERNGALVDANLLGLQSVEIGNKLVDLEREAYDIAGEEFNLGSPKQLCAILYDKLGCPVLSKTAGGQPSTAESVLADLAEKDYPLPKVIMQHRSLSKLKGTYTDKLPLQINPRTGRIHTSYHQAVAATGRLSSSDPNLQNIPIRTAEGRRIRQAFIAAPGYKLLAADYSQIELRIMAHLAQDEGLLYAFQNDLDVHRATAAEVFGVELDQVSNDQRRSAKAINFGLIYGMSAFGLAKQIDVSRGEAQAYIDRYFARYPGVLAYMERTRAQAAEQGYVETLFGRRLYLPEINSKNGAMRKGAERTAINAPMQGTAADIIKRAMISVDNWLQQSGLDARVILQVHDELVVEVREDLVEQVRAQICPLMSQAAELDVPLLVEAGVGNNWDEAH, from the coding sequence ATGAGCCAAGCGCCCCTCGTTCTGGTGGACGGTTCGTCCTACCTCTATCGCGCCTTTCACGCCCTGCCTCCGTTGACCACCTCCACCGGCAAGCCCACCGGGGCGGTGAAGGGCGTGCTGAACATGCTGCTGGCGCTGCGCCGGCAATACCCGGACAGCCCGTTCGCGGTGGTCTTCGATGCCAAGGGACCGACCTTCCGCGACACGCTGTTCGCCGAGTACAAGTCCCATCGCCCGCCGATGCCGGATGACCTGCGCAGTCAGGTCGAGCCATTGCATGCCAGCGTGCGTGCGCTGGGCATGCCGTTGCTGTGCGTCGATGGCGTGGAAGCCGATGACGTGATCGGCACCCTGGCGCGCCAATGCGCAGCACTCAAGCGCGACGTGATCATCTCCACTGGCGATAAGGACATGGCGCAGCTGGTCTGCCCGCACGTCACCCTGGTTAACACCATGACCGGCAGCGTCTACGACATCGAGGGGGTGAAGACCAAGTTCGGTGTCGGTCCGGAACTGATCATCGATTTCCTCGCGCTGATGGGCGACAAGGTCGACAACATCCCCGGCGTCCCCGGGGTCGGCGAGAAGACCGCCTGTGGCCTGCTCAACGGCATTCCGGGTGGTATCAAGGGGCTCTACGAGAATCTCGAAAAGGTCTGCGATCTGCCGATCCGCGGCGCCAAGTCGCTGGCGGCCAAACTCGAGGAGCATCGCACGGCGGCCTTCATGTCGTATGAGCTGGCAACCATCAAGATCGACGTTCCGCTGGATGTGCAGGTCGCCGATCTGATGCCGGGCGAGCCCCATCGCGAGGCGTTGATCGCGCTGTACCGTGAGCTGGAATTCAAGAACTGGCTCGACGAGCTGCTACGCGAAGCCAAGGCCGCCGGCGAGAACTGCGAGGTGCAGCCGGAGGACTGTTCGATCCAGGCCGAGGCCCGCTACAGCACGGTGCTCGATCAGGCCGAGTTCGACGGTTGGTTGGCACGCCTGCAGGTTGCTGACTGCTTCGCCTTCGACACCGAGACCACCAGCCTCGACGCGCAGAAGGCGCAGCTGGTCGGGCTCTCCTTCGCCATCGAGGCGGGCGAAGCCGCCTACGTGCCGCTTTGCCACAGCTACATGGGCGTGCCGCAGCAACTCGATCGCGATACGGTGCTTGCCGCGCTCAAGCCGCTGCTGGAGGATCCGGAAAAGCTGAAGATCTGCCAGCACGGCAAGTACGACATGAACGTGCTAATGCATTACGGCGTGGAGATACGCGGCATGTGTTTCGACACCATGCTCGAATCCTACGTGCTCGATGCCACCGCGACTCGGCACGACATGGACAGCCTGGCGCTGAAATATTTGGGCCGCGGCACCATCCGTTTCGAAGACATTGCCGGCAAGGGCGCCAAGCAACTGACCTTCGATCAGATCGCCATCGAGCAGGCCGGGCCCTATGCCGCCGAGGATGCCGACGTCACCTTGCGCCTGCACCAGACCTTGATGCGTAAGCTGGAGGCCACGCCGTCGTTGCTCAAGGTGCTCAACGAGATCGAGATGCCGCTGGTGCCGGTGCTGGCGCGCATCGAGCGCAACGGGGCTCTGGTCGATGCCAATCTGCTGGGGCTGCAGAGCGTCGAGATTGGCAACAAGCTCGTCGATCTGGAGCGGGAGGCCTATGACATCGCTGGTGAAGAGTTCAACCTCGGCTCACCCAAGCAGCTCTGCGCGATTCTCTATGACAAGCTCGGTTGCCCGGTGCTGTCGAAGACCGCCGGCGGCCAACCGTCCACTGCCGAAAGTGTGCTCGCTGACCTCGCCGAAAAGGATTACCCGTTACCCAAGGTGATCATGCAGCATCGCTCTCTTAGCAAGCTCAAGGGCACCTACACCGACAAGCTGCCGCTGCAGATCAATCCCCGCACCGGCCGCATCCACACCAGCTATCACCAGGCAGTGGCAGCGACTGGGCGACTGTCTTCATCAGACCCGAACCTGCAGAACATCCCAATCCGCACCGCCGAGGGTCGGCGCATCCGCCAGGCGTTCATTGCTGCGCCCGGCTACAAATTGCTGGCCGCCGACTACTCACAGATCGAACTGCGCATCATGGCCCACCTGGCCCAGGATGAAGGCTTGCTCTACGCCTTCCAGAACGACCTGGACGTGCATCGCGCCACCGCGGCCGAAGTGTTCGGCGTCGAGCTGGACCAGGTCAGCAATGATCAGCGGCGCAGCGCCAAGGCGATCAACTTCGGCCTGATCTACGGCATGAGCGCCTTCGGCCTGGCCAAGCAGATCGACGTCTCCCGCGGCGAGGCGCAGGCCTACATCGACCGTTACTTTGCGCGCTACCCCGGGGTGCTCGCCTATATGGAGCGCACCCGCGCCCAGGCGGCCGAGCAGGGCTATGTCGAGACCCTGTTCGGCCGCCGGCTGTATCTACCCGAAATCAACTCGAAGAACGGCGCCATGCGCAAGGGCGCCGAACGCACCGCGATCAATGCACCGATGCAGGGGACCGCGGCGGACATCATCAAGCGCGCCATGATCAGCGTCGACAACTGGCTGCAGCAGAGCGGGCTGGATGCCCGGGTGATCCTGCAGGTGCATGACGAATTGGTGGTCGAGGTCCGTGAAGATCTGGTCGAGCAGGTACGCGCGCAGATCTGCCCGCTGATGAGCCAGGCTGCCGAACTGGACGTGCCGCTGTTGGTCGAGGCCGGTGTCGGCAACAACTGGGACGAGGCGCATTGA
- a CDS encoding DUF4105 domain-containing protein, whose amino-acid sequence MRSARAWLACVALTALTNLCHADLRLTLDDDELKPAERAASQQLLDEATAALPPRLIERLDREVRVRWHGGLTHQVYGSAGGDLLLLNRRLLPSLTDGSAATQRTDRPHGTVRRELLATLIHEIAHLYDRARLWSPERHTQLAFCTQRAASLGLVGLPDRCRGQTERRFTLSDDPRLLDLAGWPQRVGQHGERERKNAQIARSPDAYELTNPLEFVAVNLEYFLLDPSYACRRPSLHRYFREHFGWQPANVQACDGGLPILNAGHDFARTPLIKLDPERVYEVDYLFAEANDAWVSRWGHSMLRLVICAPGRPRGPDCRLDLDHHLVLSFRAFVGDVQLSSWDGLTGVYPSRLFVLPLGQVIDEYTKVELRSLASIPLKLHRDEIDSLVERSAEMHWSYDGDYYFLSNNCAVETLKLLRSGTARPELTALDSILPSGLLEVLINRGLADASVLDDPREALRLGYRFDSYRDRYQAMFAVLRERLGLPQEDVEQWLALTAEQRRPWIAKADLRASAALLLVEQAALRKHLLLAQEELKKRYLGGRERGDTSLAKADETLQGILANSGYLSQPAQLLDGSGYGLPQASEWQRLEQQSSQRQARLMQLTETLNEEVRLLLHEERRVELESVEANLTQIRDHLRRLYKASGGMQLP is encoded by the coding sequence GATCTTCGCCTGACGCTGGATGACGACGAGCTGAAACCGGCCGAACGCGCAGCCAGCCAGCAATTGCTCGATGAAGCCACGGCGGCGTTGCCGCCCAGGTTGATCGAACGGCTCGATCGCGAGGTGCGTGTGCGTTGGCACGGCGGCCTGACGCACCAGGTATACGGCAGCGCGGGGGGCGATCTGTTGCTGCTCAACCGGCGCCTGCTGCCCTCGCTGACCGACGGTTCCGCCGCCACGCAGCGCACCGACCGTCCCCATGGCACCGTTCGCCGCGAACTGTTGGCGACGCTGATTCACGAAATCGCGCACCTCTATGATCGGGCTCGCCTCTGGTCGCCCGAACGCCACACGCAATTGGCCTTCTGCACCCAACGTGCCGCCAGTCTCGGCCTGGTCGGGTTGCCGGACCGCTGCCGCGGGCAAACCGAACGCCGCTTCACCCTCAGCGATGATCCACGTCTGCTCGACCTCGCCGGCTGGCCCCAACGTGTTGGCCAGCACGGCGAACGCGAGCGGAAAAACGCCCAGATTGCGCGCAGCCCCGACGCCTACGAGCTGACCAATCCGCTGGAGTTCGTCGCGGTGAATCTGGAGTACTTCCTGCTCGACCCCAGCTACGCCTGCCGACGGCCTTCATTGCATCGCTATTTTCGCGAGCATTTCGGCTGGCAACCGGCCAATGTGCAGGCGTGTGACGGCGGCCTGCCAATCCTCAATGCCGGGCACGATTTCGCGCGAACGCCCTTGATCAAGCTCGATCCGGAGCGGGTCTACGAAGTCGATTACCTGTTTGCCGAAGCCAACGATGCCTGGGTCAGCCGCTGGGGCCACAGCATGCTGCGCCTGGTCATCTGCGCCCCCGGACGCCCACGTGGGCCGGATTGTCGGCTGGATCTCGACCATCATCTGGTGCTGTCTTTCCGCGCCTTCGTCGGTGACGTGCAACTGTCCAGCTGGGACGGTCTAACGGGCGTCTATCCGTCACGCCTGTTCGTCCTGCCGCTGGGCCAGGTGATCGACGAATACACCAAGGTGGAACTACGCAGCCTCGCCTCGATCCCGCTCAAGCTGCACCGCGACGAAATCGACAGTCTGGTCGAGCGCAGCGCCGAGATGCACTGGAGCTACGACGGCGATTATTACTTCCTGTCCAATAACTGCGCGGTAGAAACCCTCAAGTTGCTACGCAGCGGCACCGCCCGGCCGGAACTCACCGCGCTGGACAGCATCCTGCCCAGCGGGTTGCTGGAAGTCCTGATCAATCGCGGCCTGGCCGACGCCAGCGTGCTCGACGATCCGCGCGAGGCGTTGCGCCTGGGCTACCGCTTCGACTCCTATCGCGACCGCTACCAAGCGATGTTCGCCGTGCTTCGCGAGCGCCTCGGATTGCCGCAGGAAGATGTAGAGCAATGGCTGGCGCTCACTGCCGAGCAACGTCGCCCGTGGATCGCGAAGGCTGATTTGCGCGCCAGCGCGGCGCTGCTGCTGGTCGAACAGGCCGCACTGCGCAAACATCTGCTACTGGCTCAGGAGGAGCTCAAGAAGCGCTACCTGGGCGGCCGCGAGCGTGGCGATACAAGCCTGGCCAAGGCCGATGAAACCCTGCAGGGCATTCTCGCCAACAGCGGCTATCTGAGCCAGCCGGCGCAGCTGCTCGATGGCAGCGGCTATGGCCTGCCGCAGGCCAGCGAGTGGCAGCGACTGGAGCAGCAAAGCAGCCAGCGCCAGGCGCGGCTCATGCAGCTCACCGAGACGCTGAACGAAGAAGTCCGCTTGTTGTTGCACGAGGAGCGTCGCGTGGAGCTGGAGAGCGTAGAGGCCAACCTGACGCAGATCCGCGACCACTTGCGGCGCCTGTACAAAGCCAGCGGCGGCATGCAATTGCCCTGA
- the ppnN gene encoding nucleotide 5'-monophosphate nucleosidase PpnN, producing the protein MTSRYVINASVSPKGSLETLSQREVQQLSEASSGTTYTLFRQCVLAILNTGARIDNAKTVLEAYDDFEVRIHQQDRGVRLELLNAPADAFVDGEMIASTREMLFSALRDIVYTESELGSPRIDLSSSQGITDYVFHLLRNARTLRPGVEPNMVVCWGGHSISTEEYKYSKRVGHELGLRKLNICTGCGPGVMKGPMKGATIAHAKQRILAGRYLGLTEPGIIAAEAPNPIVNELVILPDIEKRLEAFVRVGHGIIIFPGGVGTAEEFLYLLGILLHPDNRDVPFPVILTGPESAAPYLEQIRDFVGATLGEKAQSLYQIIIDNPAEVARQMVEGLKAVKQFRRERNDAFHFNWLLKIEEGFQRPFDPTHENMASLQLTRAVPPHELAANLRRAFSGIVAGNVKDTGIRRIEQFGRYEIHGDPAIMKPLDKLLQAFVEQHRMKLPGGRPYEPCYRVVT; encoded by the coding sequence ATGACCTCACGCTACGTAATCAATGCCTCGGTAAGCCCCAAGGGCAGCCTGGAAACGCTATCCCAACGAGAAGTTCAACAACTGAGCGAAGCCAGTTCAGGCACGACCTACACGCTGTTCCGCCAATGCGTCCTGGCGATTCTCAACACCGGTGCGCGCATCGATAACGCCAAAACCGTTCTCGAAGCCTACGACGACTTCGAAGTGCGCATTCACCAACAGGATCGCGGCGTGCGCCTGGAACTGCTCAACGCGCCCGCCGATGCCTTCGTCGATGGCGAGATGATCGCCAGCACCCGGGAGATGCTCTTCAGCGCGCTGCGTGACATCGTCTACACCGAGAGCGAGCTGGGCAGTCCGCGTATCGACCTCAGCAGCTCCCAAGGCATCACCGACTACGTATTCCATCTGCTGCGCAATGCTCGCACGCTGCGCCCAGGGGTCGAGCCGAACATGGTGGTTTGCTGGGGCGGCCACTCGATCAGCACCGAGGAATACAAATACAGCAAGCGCGTTGGCCACGAACTGGGGTTGCGTAAGCTGAACATCTGCACCGGTTGCGGGCCTGGCGTGATGAAGGGCCCGATGAAGGGCGCGACCATAGCCCATGCCAAACAACGCATTCTCGCTGGCCGTTACCTGGGGCTGACCGAACCGGGCATCATCGCCGCCGAGGCGCCGAACCCGATCGTCAACGAGCTGGTGATCCTGCCGGATATCGAAAAGCGCCTTGAAGCCTTCGTTCGTGTCGGTCACGGCATCATCATCTTCCCAGGTGGCGTCGGTACGGCAGAAGAATTCCTCTACCTGCTGGGCATTCTGCTGCATCCGGACAACCGTGACGTGCCCTTCCCGGTCATCCTCACCGGCCCGGAAAGCGCCGCGCCGTACCTGGAGCAGATTCGCGATTTCGTCGGCGCCACGCTCGGCGAAAAAGCCCAGAGCCTCTACCAGATCATTATCGACAACCCGGCCGAGGTGGCGCGGCAGATGGTCGAGGGGTTGAAGGCCGTCAAGCAGTTCCGCCGCGAACGCAACGATGCCTTCCATTTCAACTGGCTATTGAAGATCGAGGAAGGCTTCCAGCGCCCCTTCGATCCGACCCATGAAAACATGGCCAGCCTGCAGCTGACCCGAGCCGTGCCGCCTCATGAGCTGGCAGCGAATCTGCGACGGGCGTTCTCCGGGATCGTCGCGGGGAACGTCAAGGACACTGGCATCCGCCGCATCGAGCAGTTCGGCCGCTACGAAATCCACGGCGATCCAGCGATCATGAAGCCCCTGGACAAGCTGCTGCAGGCATTCGTCGAACAGCACCGGATGAAACTGCCCGGCGGCCGCCCGTACGAGCCGTGCTATCGCGTGGTGACCTGA
- a CDS encoding DUF2782 domain-containing protein → MRAIKPLMLASLLALMPLTAFAQEPVEGEPDVTIRQEGERTVEEYRVNGFLYAVKIIPKTGKPYFLVRADGDSNFIRADKPDMLIPAWEIFSW, encoded by the coding sequence ATGCGCGCGATCAAACCTCTGATGCTGGCCAGCCTGCTGGCGTTGATGCCGCTGACCGCCTTCGCCCAGGAGCCGGTCGAGGGCGAGCCCGACGTGACCATTCGCCAGGAAGGCGAGCGCACCGTCGAGGAATATCGCGTCAACGGCTTCCTCTATGCCGTGAAGATCATCCCCAAGACCGGCAAGCCGTACTTTCTGGTACGTGCCGATGGCGACAGCAATTTCATCCGCGCCGACAAGCCGGATATGCTGATCCCCGCTTGGGAAATATTCAGCTGGTAA
- a CDS encoding adenosylcobalamin-dependent ribonucleoside-diphosphate reductase, producing the protein MAKTDGPIAADTNTTLHIALQAASEDIWAQKYRLTRKDGSAVDDSVDATWQRVARALADVETEETREHWYQRFLWALRNGAIPAGRIISNAGAQDYKPATSTINCTVSGTIADSMDDILGKVHEAGLTLKAGCGIGYEFSTLRPRGSFVSGAGAHTSGPLSFMDIFDKMCFTVSSAGGRRGAQMGTFDVGHPDVREFIRAKREDGRLRQFNLSLLVTDEFMQAVERDADWPLIFPLHLKEKAELDLEDPEQVLWREWPSHYGYIVRDDGLVACKIYGRVKARHLWDMIMASTYDYAEPGFILIDRVNQLNNNWWCEAIRATNPCGEQPLPPYGSCLLGSINLTHFVIDPFGVDARFDWDKYREVVRVFTRILDNVVEINGLPLAQQRHEIESKRRHGMGFLGLGSALTLLKLRYGSAEACVFTEEVAREMALVGWEQALELSMEKGPAPLLSETFEVTAEMLRKRPEMTKDGYKLGDQIPGRILHAKYSRYMQKIAEYAPELIEALAGQGARFTHHSSIAPTGTISLSLANNASNGIEPSFAHHYSRNLIRAGRKAKEKIEVFSYELLAYRTLINSRAKPGSTEPGEQLPDYFITADDITPTQHVDIQAAAQKWVDSSISKTANVPTDYPFEAFKDIYRYAWRQGLKGCTTFRFNPAAFQGVLVKEADLEKTLYRFILEDGSVVELKGNEEVEYDGEVNSAANLFDALKEGYYGKY; encoded by the coding sequence ATGGCGAAGACGGACGGGCCCATTGCGGCTGACACGAATACCACGCTCCATATCGCCTTACAGGCGGCCTCCGAAGACATCTGGGCACAGAAATACCGTCTGACCCGCAAGGACGGCAGCGCCGTCGACGACAGCGTCGATGCGACCTGGCAGCGGGTCGCCCGCGCCCTTGCCGATGTCGAAACCGAAGAGACTCGTGAGCACTGGTATCAGCGGTTTCTCTGGGCGCTGCGCAACGGTGCGATTCCTGCCGGGCGGATCATTTCCAACGCCGGCGCGCAGGATTACAAGCCCGCCACGTCCACCATCAACTGCACCGTTTCCGGCACCATTGCCGACTCGATGGACGACATTCTCGGCAAGGTCCATGAAGCCGGACTGACCCTCAAGGCCGGCTGCGGCATCGGCTACGAGTTCAGTACCCTGCGCCCGCGGGGCTCCTTTGTCTCCGGGGCCGGCGCGCATACCAGCGGGCCGCTGTCGTTCATGGATATCTTCGACAAGATGTGCTTCACGGTCAGCTCAGCCGGCGGGCGCCGCGGCGCGCAGATGGGCACCTTCGATGTCGGCCATCCGGATGTGCGCGAATTCATTCGCGCCAAGCGCGAGGACGGCCGGCTGCGCCAGTTCAACCTCAGCCTGCTGGTCACTGATGAGTTCATGCAGGCGGTGGAGCGCGACGCCGACTGGCCGCTGATCTTCCCGTTGCACCTGAAAGAGAAAGCCGAGCTCGACCTTGAAGACCCGGAGCAAGTGCTCTGGCGCGAGTGGCCGAGCCATTACGGCTACATCGTTCGCGACGACGGCCTGGTGGCCTGCAAGATCTACGGCCGGGTCAAGGCGCGGCATCTGTGGGACATGATCATGGCGTCCACCTACGACTACGCCGAGCCGGGTTTCATCCTCATCGATAGGGTCAACCAGTTGAACAACAACTGGTGGTGCGAAGCGATCCGCGCCACCAATCCCTGCGGTGAACAGCCATTGCCGCCCTACGGCTCCTGTTTGCTGGGCTCGATCAACCTGACCCATTTCGTCATCGATCCCTTCGGTGTCGATGCCCGCTTCGACTGGGACAAGTATCGCGAAGTGGTGCGCGTGTTCACTCGGATCCTGGACAACGTGGTGGAGATCAACGGGTTGCCCCTGGCCCAGCAGCGCCATGAGATCGAGAGCAAGCGGCGCCACGGCATGGGCTTTCTTGGGCTGGGTTCGGCCCTGACGCTGCTCAAGCTGCGTTATGGCAGCGCCGAGGCCTGCGTATTCACCGAAGAGGTCGCGCGGGAGATGGCGCTGGTCGGCTGGGAACAGGCGCTGGAGCTGTCGATGGAAAAGGGTCCCGCGCCACTGCTGAGCGAAACGTTCGAAGTCACCGCCGAGATGCTGCGCAAGCGCCCAGAAATGACGAAGGATGGTTACAAACTGGGCGATCAGATACCCGGCCGTATACTGCACGCGAAATATTCCCGCTATATGCAAAAAATCGCCGAGTACGCGCCCGAACTGATCGAGGCGCTGGCCGGGCAGGGTGCGCGCTTCACTCATCACAGCTCGATTGCGCCCACCGGCACCATCAGTCTGAGCCTGGCCAACAACGCCTCCAATGGCATCGAGCCGAGCTTTGCCCATCACTACTCGCGCAACCTGATCCGCGCCGGGCGCAAGGCCAAGGAGAAGATCGAGGTGTTCAGCTACGAGTTGCTGGCTTATCGCACGCTGATCAACTCGCGGGCCAAGCCGGGCTCGACCGAGCCCGGCGAGCAGCTGCCGGATTATTTCATTACTGCCGACGACATCACCCCGACCCAGCACGTCGACATCCAGGCCGCGGCGCAGAAGTGGGTCGACTCGTCGATATCCAAGACGGCCAACGTGCCCACCGATTATCCGTTCGAGGCGTTCAAGGATATCTACCGCTACGCCTGGCGGCAGGGGCTGAAAGGCTGCACCACCTTCCGCTTCAACCCGGCGGCGTTCCAGGGCGTGCTGGTCAAGGAGGCCGACCTGGAGAAGACCCTGTACCGCTTCATCCTTGAAGACGGCAGCGTGGTCGAGCTCAAAGGCAATGAAGAAGTCGAATACGACGGTGAGGTCAATTCCGCCGCCAATTTGTTCGACGCCCTCAAGGAAGGTTACTACGGCAAGTACTGA
- a CDS encoding NrdJb, whose product MTVKITQRIKGFKVVDETLERPAATPDNTTAKAKVVEMDESLQRPEILVGMTYKIKSPLFEHALYVTVNDVVLNAGTPYEQRRPFEIFINSKNMDHFQWIVALTRIMSAVFRKGGDCTFLVEELKAVFDPRGGYLKKGGVYMPSIVAEIGGVLERHLIHIGMLEGHALDETQLKYLAEKRAAYEASQGAVTVEPGEGFPAGAQLCSKCNTQAVVQMDGCATCLNCGNSKCG is encoded by the coding sequence ATGACCGTCAAGATCACTCAACGCATCAAGGGCTTCAAGGTCGTCGACGAGACCCTGGAGCGCCCAGCCGCCACTCCTGACAACACCACCGCCAAAGCCAAAGTGGTGGAGATGGACGAAAGCCTGCAGCGGCCGGAAATCCTGGTCGGCATGACCTACAAGATCAAATCGCCGTTGTTCGAGCATGCGCTGTACGTCACCGTCAACGACGTGGTGCTCAACGCCGGCACGCCTTACGAACAGCGGCGTCCGTTCGAGATATTCATCAACTCCAAGAACATGGATCACTTCCAGTGGATCGTCGCGCTCACGCGGATCATGTCCGCGGTGTTCCGCAAGGGTGGCGATTGCACCTTTCTGGTCGAGGAGCTGAAAGCAGTGTTCGATCCCCGTGGCGGCTACCTCAAGAAGGGCGGCGTCTACATGCCCTCCATCGTCGCCGAAATCGGCGGCGTGCTGGAGCGCCACCTGATCCACATCGGCATGCTCGAAGGCCATGCGCTAGATGAAACCCAGCTCAAATACCTGGCCGAAAAGCGCGCTGCCTACGAAGCCAGTCAAGGCGCCGTGACAGTCGAGCCGGGCGAAGGCTTCCCCGCCGGCGCGCAGTTATGTAGCAAGTGCAACACCCAGGCGGTGGTGCAGATGGACGGCTGTGCGACGTGTCTTAACTGCGGCAACTCGAAGTGTGGGTGA